The DNA region cagaaaaaagcatatttggTCAAATAAAATCGAGCAAGCGATAGAGAactagagagaaagagagagagagagagagaggcctACTTTCTCCGCAGAAAGTACCACCCTGCCCGCTGGACATAACGCGGAAAAAGCGACGATGCGGGTAAAATTGGGGCGATGGGAAAAGATGggtaggaaataaaaaaaaaaaaaacacggtgaGAAGGGGACACAACGTGGCCGTCTCGCCCTTTCGGGGACAGAGGCGATGCGTTGTGCCCTCAATTTGCATGCTGAATGCAATTAAATTCGCGTTGCGATTATCGCCAGTTTCACGGGCGCAGGCAAAATCCACCGCGACATCGTGCTCTTGTTCCGGAAGTGTTAATTCACtatgtttggttgtttgttttttttgcttcctttgctcggaaacgagcaaaaaaaaaatggacgtCTGGACGTGGGGCGGAAGTTGTTGTACTGCGCTGCACTTTGTCGCTGTGGCGATCGTTCGGAGTATGGCGTGGCACCCAGCCACGAGAAAGAAGGGATGTCTATCGTAAGAGGAGACTGTTCGGAAACGGTCAATAAATACTGGGTGCTGCGTTAGGCAGCGTTCTGTCAGCCATCGAACAGGATATACGACTGAATCTCGGAAGGTCCATGATTTTTGAAGATATTGAACTATCTTAGAATGTTTCTGTATCTCAGAGGATTTATTgattatcatttttttcctcGTTCTTCTGCCCTGTACAGGCTTTCCAGAGTTATTTATAGTACCATGGTTAGTAAAATGCTACGTGGGGACAGTCTatacgaggcttgaacccacgacgggcatgttgttaaggcTTGCTAGTTGGCGAGATGTACCACGAGGCCATCTTGGAAAATGTGTGTACATAATGCGTAGATCTAGGCGTAGATCTCTATAGATTATAAATCTCTGAAGAATCATGATTTTCATGATGATCATCCGAGGTTCGTGATTCCTCAGAAAATTACGAATCTTCAGAAATTCATGATTCTTCTAAAATTCACGATTCTTCAGAAATTCATGATTCTTCAGAAATTCATGATTCTTCAGAAATTCATGAAGTTTCAGAaatttatgaatcttcagAGTGTCTTGAATAGTGGTTCATAAGTCCTAATTTGAGATTCAGGTACATtaattcatttcaaagattcattcggACTCATAATTCCGAATCAGAGTTGCAACATCTCTACAACAAACAGGGACAGTTCCATCAGACAACAAACTGCAGTCACCGTCTCGTTTGTTTGTCCTGCCTTAAGACGCCATTTGTTTGCCAGTGTAGATGGCGGACCTCTTCCCGAAATGGGGCCAATCCCCGATCAGCCAGAACCAATATCGCACCGTGCCCTAGAATGCCAGTAAACCCTAATGAGTAAAGATGTTTGCCCATCGTACgagcatacacacaaacgcaaatggTATTATAGGTACCGCCCAGCGGCGTAGAACAACCGGGGGACGGTCAGCATCGTACGATTCTGATTACGGGCACCGATTGTGGCGCGCGCCCTGTAGTACGCCTGGAACTGACGTTCCGGTGTCCGCGGTGTCGTCCTTATCGGTTGTTTGCCGCTCGGCCATAATGGAATTCGATTGTTGATTGCGCGAGCGCCTTCTTCGGGACAGTGTGAGTAGCGACCAGAGGTCAataggcagttttttttggggggaagtAGAGAGACGGGGAgttgatattgtgttttaGGTGACCTCACATTCGGTAGGGCGCGTGAGTTTTACAGACAGGAAACAAACATCGACCACGACCAGTATTTTAATATCCAGACAAAGGTTATTGCTTGCGGAAGGCTGCTCGATATGGAGCAACACCAAGATGTCTGCTGCCATCACAGTTACCCAAAATAGATGTTCAAATCATCTCTTCTTCTTGTCCGCCAATAAAAGCTGCATCATCACAATCTGCATTTACCGTTCACGCACGTGCAAACGTTGGTTGCCCCCAGATGGCCAGATGACCTGACCTTGTTGGTTTGTAGTCTCAGTCCGCGCGCGTGTGGTGCAACACGGTGGCGCCCGCTCCGGCCAGGCTTGAGGCGCACTCACCCACAACCGTGCATTACATTAGCTGGCCGGGTTGGGTCGCgcgcaacaaacaaaccccttTGGCAAACTGCAATGAACCGTGGAGTGTagcggtgtgtatgtggtggTGTCTTAAGACGATCTCTCGCACCGGCCTGGGTGTTGCAGCAACGTCAACGTCCTTGACAGTATGTATGCATGCACGTGCCGCAGCAGGATGGGAAGCGTCTCAATCAATTTGAACGGGCGGTCAACGGTGTGACCTCACCAAGCAGTGAAGCGTGTTATGCATTCGAAGGATGGGTTTCTTCGTGATCTTTTGCCGACTGTCCCGATCGCGGCTAACCTTCTCACCCCGTCCGGTGCTAATGACGAAGATCTTAGGTGCCGTAGTaggtagtggtagtagtagtagtgtcGACAAGGACTGCTGGAATCGGTGTTAGGCACGAATTGGTATCGATTCCGCAGCGCAGCTTTTACAGTAGTACACCCGATGTACCGGCAGCGGGGGGGTATTCTAGTGTCACTGTTGACCCTCTTTTACAATATAGAAGTGAAGGAAAGCGTAAACATTGCCCGAACGCCGCACGACGAACTGCTGCGAGTCCAATGTGTGTGCAGAGCGTAAAGCAGTTTAGAGGCGTTGTCTGCACCTTTCCGCTATGATGGTGGGGTCGAGGTGGTGATCTCTCGCATAAACCTTCGCCGATACTACGTGCCGGAgggacagagaaagagagagagggagagagatagagcgcaCTACCGGGCCGGTTGAAGGTCCCCCGATCGCCTGAAGTCCACCAGAGAGTGACCAACACATTCAACACGATCAATCAAGCAACGGGCCCGAGCAccgagagagaaggagagagagagagagcgcgcgcaaTGCGTTCAAATTGCACCCAGGAGCACTATGGGTTTTGTGATGGCTTGTCCAATCAGATACAAGTAAGATGCAATGGATCATTTCATGAGAATCACAACTGCATCTGAAGCTGTCAGACATTTTgtggattattatttttttattgtaatgaCTTTGTTGGGATTTACAAAATTTACAAACTCAGAATCAAATGTCAACCAAACGCTTTCAATAGCTCCAGACTCACTTCAGCTGTCAAGAGTTGTTTATTTCTCTGGTTTGTTTACATGAGCTAATGCTCAAAGCTTTTTGCACAGCAAAACCCGCAGGCTtacaataattttgttttatttgattaaCAATACACCtaaatgcataaaaaaacattactttCAATCAAACAATTCCTAAATACGTGTTTTAATGTGCAAAACGATGTACAAAATAGACATTAGAATAGGAAAAACGATCTTGAGCGTctgaaaatgcatttttctgCTATAAAACtactgtttttcttcttcttttttgtgatGGCTGGTTGTATCCTCCTATGTTTTGATTCCCATATTTAGTGGCTTACTTGTGTTCTTATTTAGACTTCTAGACTATCTAGAGTCTTCTTGCAAGGGTGTAGAAATACTGTTGGTGCAGTGAAACAATCACTTGCGACAGCTAGTGAGAATCTAGAGCTACTGCAAATGGTTTGTTGACATTTGATTCTGACTCGTCAAACCCTGCATTACACGAATAATGCCTCTAGAGCGACCTAAAATCGTTTAGATTCACCGTAAACTTAAACGTTtagatttattattattatttcagtTGAAAATACGTTAAGGAAATCAGGTGGTAGCATATCGATCTTTTTATCAATTCGCCTTAAGGTGAcataaggtccccaggattcaaaccattttttaCGTCTTTTAATTCGCTTATGGATTTTACctacaacatttttttaatgaaatatacGTATGAAACGTATTTTGGGCTTTGCgtgttcttatttaacattaaaatacaGACTAAACACAGACTAAACAAATCATCTACTCTTTTATTAATGTGACTCTTGTTTCGGATAACATTCAAAAACTTTCGTGTGCAGAATCTAATGTTTaaaggttttaaaatgacgcaATGTTACCTTGTGTTCACTACAAAACAAGCAGAAATATGACGTTTGACACTACAGATGTGCACACTGAGTAAGAGTGAGTTGAATCCTGCAAGTGAAGTATACGGATTCAAATCAGCagcataattttatttaactagTTTATTTGGCCCGGTTACAAGGTTATGCAAGATAGTTTCAAGAAATTtaggaaagaaaaactttaGGATTGCAAAGGATTGTTGAAAAGACAACGCAAATTCCTGGTGACTTTCAAGGGATTCATTAAAAGAAACTGATTCAGagcccataccgatcctgcgACAGATCCCGAACGCATGTCAATCTAGGAATTTTACAGATCTCATACTGATGAAGGAGCTTTCTCCAATTCCATCCCAATTGAACTTGACTCTATACCGGTCCAGAAGCCGCTCCCAAAACCGTATCGATTCTGGAATTGATGATTTACTGGTCCTTGAGTTGATTCAGATTCCATATCGGTCCTGAAACAGATCCTGATGCCATTTCAGGACCTAATACTGCTCACTTTTTAATTCGGGTCCAAAAATAGTACCTACATCTAGTccagtttttttccttttttttgcattgggAGGTTCCACTGTATTATCATCAATTCGGacacttaataacatgcccgtcatagcttCAATCCTTGTATAGGCCGTCACCCtaagcaaggattgactatccggttgCGTCCGGTTGCAAggaagtctcgaaagcctgtataggccggcatgatccATTGCCCCTAAAAATCAGAGGCGAAAGAGACCCTAAAAAGTCCAAAACCTCATTCTACGGttaagcaacaacaacattacccCCAAAATAAAGTTATTTGTTGCAGTAACGTCGTTGTTGAAACGTTGTTAccaaatttccaattatccGGACCTACAGTGGCGGCCACCTGAAGTAGGACACCTGGATCACTTTCTGGAAAATTTTCCCTATACATCGTAGATGACATTAATCTGTTAAATTCTGGCTCTGGGGCCCTTTCCGCTTTAAGTTCgcaggctgaaattttagtctgtcagctgtttgcattgtatagcagttttcgagcagctatcaaagtgggtataatgTACAGATGGGCTTATCCCTGGTAGTATGAATTTAgtaggctgatttttatcgcatgctatgagaccacctggtatacatacactttgattctagattccaccacctgatctctttaatgcaccttgggagaaatgtaaacaccatcttgttatgcaatttgtttcgagcaggtactcgaatctaattctagctttgaggctagaataatctagactgaaaattgcaggccaGTTTtgatgtgtggttttgtatggagtgtttacataatttcagcctccaactgtcaaactccatacaaaaaacagaCTAGAaccgtgaagggccccaaagATGGCAATTAGTAGCGATATAAATACCGATGGGCAACTGTCCCACCATTTGCCCATAGTGCGAGCGCCGCTTGATGGAGCTCGATCGCTCGTCGCCTAgtagcgagcgagcgagcgagcgagagagagcgccGGTGGGGCTAAGCCTACAGCCGCAAACCGTCCCGGCTAGTGTGTCCAACGACGCCGCCTGCACCAGTTAGTAGCGAGAAAGCCGCGAGCGGTCGGAGAAGACGTGCtttcgtctgtgtgtgtgcgtgtgtgtgtgtgttgtagtcGTGCGCGCCATACTCCCCCGGGCCTTAGTGGCGTGTACGAAGGACCGCAGTGCGTGCGTGTCCCTGTGTCCTAGCCAACGCTCCCTTCGTGGAAGGGGTGGGGTCAAAAAGGGATTTTGTATCAGATCGCGCGCCTCCGTTGTGGCCTCGATCGCACATCCGGCACACCGGCAAACAGATCCAACGATCTAAGAGGATCGTGTGGGGATTTcccttttacaaaaaaaaatctaagaAAAATCCCCAaatttccccccaaaaaaaaatacaacatcaaACCGGTTGCGCGCCACCAAACCGGTCCCCCGGGGAACGCTGAGCTGGACCTGGACATCTGGAGGAGATCGGGCCCCCCCACCCTGTGCCTTACTGACAAACGCGTCCGtgttttggttgctgttgtttccaTCCCGCACGGCCCCTAATCAGTTGCTAAGCGCGCGTGATCGCGGATGCGAAGGCCAGTGCGTGTCTACCGGTGACCACCGGTTCCGCCCATAGCAGCAGCGACCACGTGCCGGGAAGCTGACCCAGTGCTCTCTTCGACTGGCCGCAAACGGGGAGTCCTTGCCGCGTCACACCAATCtaactcactcactcacacctTCCGTCCATCAACCTGCGGTGGCAGCCAAGACGCCGACTGCCCAAGActgcgctgttttttttttagtgctGTGCGCGATAGTGAAACAGAAGGTCGTCACCCCGAGATGACGGTGGCAGTAACGGTCCGATAGGGCAGCAGTTACCGTCGGTGTGTGCTatagcgagtgtgtgtgtgtgtgtggcgagcCTTTCCCTCCTACTGTGGAGCCTTGTGTACTTCCTTCCAAGGGGAACATCACCGCGCGAGTGGGTTTTAGCTCAGCCCGTTCCTTGCTtacgctctcgctctctctcgctctctgcaAGCGTCCTCCAGAACCTGCGTCCTATAACCGCTCTAGAATGAGTGTCGTTGCTACGGCTATGTTTCTGGTGGCAATGACCGGCGTGACGCTGGTGGTGCGTCAGCAGCGCGATCTGGCGGACCCGCTGCAGCCGGCTGTGCCGGTCCCGCACCACCGGTACCAGGAGCGCTTCCTCAGCTACGACGATCACGTCCGGTTCGGTGGGCTCGGCGGCAGCAGCCCACCCGACCTGGACCCgaacgggcagcagcagcagcagcagcagcactactaTCACTACACGCACAGCAAGCGGCAGGCGGCACTGGAGGAAGGACCGGCCCCGTCGGCCGCCGACATCGAGGAGGCCCGGATACGGCGCTCCCTCTACGACAGCAGCTCGTACGTGCCGCGGTACATCAACGCCACCGGCTGGCTGCGGATCGAGGAGGGCGCCGCCAACCCCGTCGGCAGCTCGATCGATCACGAGAAGCGCGACTACGTGCGACAGGTCGGTTTACCCAGCAACAGTTTCGCGCCGAACATCCGTTCGGTTTTCGCTTACGAGGCGAGTTCGATCCGTTGcgcttttatttgttgttgttgttgttgttgcatcgAAGGCCTTCCAGGTCAAGCACTACTTACCCCAAGGCGCGCCCAGTGCGATATCAGCTGTCAGCagattttgttcttttttgttttttggcagCAGCGGTGCCTTCTGTTTGCGCTCACCAAAGCGTTGCCCCTTTCCCCCAATGGGACACGACCTCGGCGCCACGTACGAGGAGTGGCCTGTTGTGTGCCTTTCGAACCgagcctctgtgtgtgtgtgcgcggttTGTCgcgattcgattcgattggCGATGCAAGACGCCACGCCACGTTTGCCAAGGCTGTTTGTTTCACTTTACCGTACGGGGTTTCGGTGACCGTGAAACGATTCCACGATTCGGTGGCATTGCTATTGAACTCTCATCTCAAAAGTTTTGAAAATGgcggggagaggggggggtgAACAGGGCAGCATCCTCAGCATGATCTGTGTGGTCGATGGCCCCTGAAGGCCAGCTACTCCTGCcacgggggggaggggagctAAGTTAATATGCATATTTGCATTCGCCCGCGAACGTTGAACCAAACGCAGTCCGGCTCTCGGTCGGGTTACCGTTTAGACTTCCGGGTTTGGTGGAACGGTTAAgcgcggggttttttttttttttgtttgtttgctctgTTGATATGAGCGGTTAATTTTGGCCCCATATGCACGCTGCGGGCAGAAGCAAACGAACCGAAAGATGAAAGGACGACCAGACGCGATGGTCAATGGGCAGACTTTgctgagtgtgtttgtttggcgcTGTGTGCTTCATATCGGCTGGCTTCCAATGAATGGCGGAGAGCCGAAGGTTGCATCAAACAAGCAACTCAGCAATGCTGTGACGCACTGCTGGGGAATATGGCCTCAATGTGAAGCATTCGCTGAAACTCAccataaagcaaaataaatgtcATCCAGCAACGATTGCCAAATAAAATGGACTAATTTTGCTACCGTTCTGCGGATGACGCGATAGTCTAATCGAAAGACGCGCTGGGAAGCTCCGCTTGACAAGTTCGGGCGTGATTTCGATTCCCATCATGGAGCAAATCCCCATATTAGCTTTAAATCTTTTCTGATTACATTTCTGAAATGGGCaatcaaaaaagaagaagaagatgaagataagaagaagaaatgaaCATTATTGTTGCCAAGAACCCTCGGGTACCTATAAAATTGATTTACTACAGGCGCCCGTTTTGCttggaaaaacaatttaaagagAACGTTCATAGGCTCCCAGTAGTAAGTGCTTTGTTGCGATGTAGAAACCGTTTTCAATGAAAATcaactctctcacacacacacacacacacacacacacaaactcttgCTCAATAGTGTGCCATACAGACCCTCAATCAgggtgtgtgagagagagagagaccctTTTATTAAGCAATCGCAACCCCCAACATTaaccaacaaaacagaaaatgtgTCAAATGCTCTAGCGAGACGGGTCGCGCAGAGGCCAGTGTGTGGTGTAGCGGCGCGTGTTGCCTTCGATTTAACCACGCACTCTTTGGGGTTCTGCTTCGTGTGTACTAACAAATTTCTTCTTGCTTCCACCACcgctttccccttttttccttccagaTGATGGTGCACGCCTGGAGCAACTACAAGCTGTACGCGTGGGGCAAGAACGAGCTGCGGCCGCTGTCGAAGCGCGgccacagcaacagcatctTCGGGTCGTTCGATCTCGGCGCGACGATCGTGGACGGGCTGGACACGCTCTACCTGATGGGCCTGCACAAGGAGTTCGACGAGGGGCGGGAGTGGGTCGAGCGCAAGTTCACCCTCGACAACGTGGACGCGGAGCTGTCCGTGTTCGAGACGAACATACGGTTCATCGGGGGCTTCCTCACCTGCTACGCCTTCACCGGCGACCGGATGTTCCTGGAGAAGGCGCGCTACGTCGCGGACAAGCTGCTGCCCGCCTTCCAGACCCCGACCGGCATCCCGTACGCGCTGGTTAACGTGCACAATGGGGTAAGTGTTCGTCGCGGATAGGGGGATGCATATTTTTCAGTGGGTTGGGAGGTTTCCTACGCTGTCTTCCTATAGCTATTGCGCCCCGTTGTGGAATTAGTAGCACTGTAGCGAATCGCTAGTCTAGCAACGCACGGGGTGGTAGTGTTGAAACTGCTGGTCGTGCTAGTAGTTAGCAGTATTTCTTCATCTGAgacaccaccactaccaatGTTTTAGTTTGAATTCGTAACCTGACCTAGTGTTCTGGATTAGTGacgggtaaagttggcaaaaatccggagtcgactccgacaATTTCTGAATCAACACCAGAAGGTCCGCCCAGCGTTACCCGATGTCGTTCGAAATCGTCTTGAGCCGTCCGGCGTCTctcagagtcgtctggagtcgtacggagtcgtccgaagttgtTCAGAGTCGCTCGGAGTCGAGGTCATCCGAGTCGGtcttcgaaacaaaggccttTATACGATGTGCATGCATAAaatgaaagacaaaaaaaacacaacgaaataaaatgcctgatcacaagcacattgctCCAGTTATCTACAATCGACTTCGATTCTgatcgactccggacgactccggagtCAAGAGTACGACTTCGCtcgattctggacgactcagtatgacttcagacgactacggacgacaCCTGACGACTCccgacgacttcggacgactccggatgactctagACGATTCCGAataactccggacaactccaacCGACTACAATTCCAATccactctggacgactccggacgactccggataacttaagacgactccgaacaattCTGAGCGACTTTGGTCAActcaggacgactccggatgacttaaGACGGCTCCGAACAACTCTGAGCGACTTTGGTCTACTCaggacgacttcgaacgactccaggcgactccggacgactaccactccgatcgactctggAAGACTCCGAataactccagacgactccggagtCTCCGGAGGACTCCAGCTTCGGGCCGAACTAGTGGTTTCCATTTTGCAGGAGTCGgtatcggactaacaatagccggaATTGGATCGGTGTGCTCCACACAGCATATCAATATTCTGGACGATCTAGAAAGTCTGAGGATTCGTGTTGTGTAATGGAAGTTAGTTCCATCGCTCAGCAGCCAAACTGGACATATACTAATAGACAGCTAGACTACCAAATTAAAACATACCACGACGTACTTCATCCACCAAATTCTATCTCTATGCTCTCTGATCTACTTGTAACACCCTTAATCTCACGGACACATtgctcaccatcatcatcatcattgtgcGCTTTTGACTAGAttactttttgtgttttgttgcataCATTGTTTTCGTAGTCATATACAATTTTCTCCCTCTGCGCCCATTCCACGTCGGCACACGCCGGCAGACTCCGAGTTTGGCCGACGTTGCGTGGgttaaaaccaaaataaaaagcacTAGCAACAGCAGTCAACAGCTCGCCCTCTAGCGGATATGGTCCGTACCGATAACtgttttttcccttctctcCTTTCCATCTCCGTCCAATTCGCGTTCGGTTCGGATTTTGCGGAACACGGAAACATGCGTAATAAACTGTCAACCCACTAACACCATCCTTATTCCCGAACACTACCGTGACACTATTGACgctaattaaaaaaaatgctacacacacacatacacacaccaacatgaattacgctctctctctctctgtctacGGTCTACTGTGGCGCCATCTCTGTACGAACGAACACTGACGACGAATACTACTgcgactactactactactacttctactactgctactacacCCTGTATCGCGTGAACGCGCGCCTCTCCGATGTCAACTGCTTCCTGCCTGTGTTGTAAttgcctgtgtgtttgtgtgtttcattttgtgcGTATACGTGTATGATTGCCAATACTATTCTTggactgttgtttttttgtttgtttttatttaaacataaaacgcCACTTAAAACCTTTTCCCCATTGATATCTGTATTTGTGtcgtatatgtgtgtatgtgggcgGAGGGATTTGTACACACACCCatcaataataacaacaacaacgaatgTGTGAACCGTAACCCGCAATACATTCCTCCCCCGTTGTTAAATGTCGCGAAAAGCCTCAAACCATGCTCGAACGCATACTAACGCACGTAGAGCTATTCTTTACCACCCTGTTCTATAAGGTTAGTAACGTTTTCCTCGTAGCCTGGACGGCCATCTTGGGCCATTCCGccattcattttgtttttctttcctccttcGCTCTCCTGCTCTCGCCAAGTAGTAATGGTCTCCAACGtcacatccccccccccccccccctagtagtagtggtagtacaACAAAACCCGCGCATATCACGCGCGGTGTAGTGTAAACCCGTGTAGCGTCCCTTTTCACCTCCATCCACCTTGAGTACACACAAAATGGTCGCTCGACGTCGGGGTGTGGTCTTTTGTGTGCACTGTTGCAGCTATAATTGGcacacgaaaaacaaaagcaaaaagaagaagaaggaagaattGTTGTAGTTTCTCATCTCCCATCCAGAAACGGTCTCTCCTCCAGAGTAGTCGCGCACACTCGCCATTACACATTTGCTCCATCATATGCGCACGTTTGCAGCAAACGATATTCGTGGCCCGTTCGTCTTCCGCACAAACGCTAATCTCtactttctttatttttacacacacacacacacacacacacacacacacacacacacacacacacacacacacgcacaaaaaggTGAGCAAAAACTACGGCTGGGcaagcggcggcagcagcatcctGTCCGAGTTCGGCACGCTGCACATGGAGTTCGCCTACCTGAGCGACATCACGGGCGACTCGGTGTACCGGGAGCGGGTCCAGACGATCCGGGCGGTGCTGAAGGACATCGAGAAGCCGAAGGGCCTGTACCCGAACTATCTCAACCCGAAGACGGGCAAGTGGGGCCAGCAGCACATGTCGCTCGGTGCGCTCGGCGACAGCTTCTACGAGTACCTGCTGAAGGCGTGGATCCAGTCCGGGCAGGAGGACTGGGAGGCGCGCGAAATGTACGACGACGCGATGCAGGCCATCATCAAGCACATGGTGCGGAACACCCCGTCCGGTCTGACGTACGTGTCCGACATGAAGTTCGACCGGCTCGAGCACAAGATGGACCATCTGGCGTGCTTTGCAGGTAGGCTGGACGAACCCCGTCCAAAAAAGTTGCACTGTTTTTAACacatcttcttttctttttcttctttttttttgcaggtgGTCTGTTCGGGCTCGGCGGTACCTCGCTCAACAATCAGTATTCCCAGCAGTACATGGAGATCGGCGAGGGGCTGACCAACACGTGCCACGAGAGCTACATCCGCACGTACACCCGGCTCGGGCCGGAATCTTTCCGCTTCAACGATGGCGTCGAGGCGAAGGCACTGAAAGCGCAGGAGAAGTACTACATCCTGCGGCCGGAAACGTTCGAAAGCTACTTCATCATGTGGCGGCTGACGCACGACCAGAAGTACCGCGACTGGGGCTGGGATGCGGTGCAGGTAATGCTCTTTTTTTGCCATTAACCTTTGCATTACTAACTCGCATATTACACTGTTGCAGGCACTCGAGAAGCACTGCCGCACACCGACCGGCTACACCGGGCTGAAGAACGTCTACCTCACCGAGCCGGTGAAGGACGACGTGCAGCAGAGCTTCTTCCTCGCCGAAACGCTCAAGGTAGGGGTCGCGGCCAACAATTGGCCAACAGCGAG from Anopheles coluzzii chromosome X, AcolN3, whole genome shotgun sequence includes:
- the LOC120949019 gene encoding mannosyl-oligosaccharide alpha-1,2-mannosidase IA isoform X1, whose translation is MLPTYQRVSGGGSGTAGTSVSVTNPLLGRRSFRSREKCLILLVLSTFGFVCFGGFFFLPDNFSADRVLKAYKQFQRAGPEIFIPAPPPAHGRTGEEDIHRQDDRVKLAEKIRKELPDDFLEKPDTGGGGEAGVGGEETEGGEQQQQQQARDGAGAIDEPALQPGGAGGVGVVAGPAIEGPAGVVQPPHQQHAPEQEEGQLQEVAGGDRRGEKARAPAGLHFNASVGEDPDRAVREKRNKVKEMMVHAWSNYKLYAWGKNELRPLSKRGHSNSIFGSFDLGATIVDGLDTLYLMGLHKEFDEGREWVERKFTLDNVDAELSVFETNIRFIGGFLTCYAFTGDRMFLEKARYVADKLLPAFQTPTGIPYALVNVHNGVSKNYGWASGGSSILSEFGTLHMEFAYLSDITGDSVYRERVQTIRAVLKDIEKPKGLYPNYLNPKTGKWGQQHMSLGALGDSFYEYLLKAWIQSGQEDWEAREMYDDAMQAIIKHMVRNTPSGLTYVSDMKFDRLEHKMDHLACFAGGLFGLGGTSLNNQYSQQYMEIGEGLTNTCHESYIRTYTRLGPESFRFNDGVEAKALKAQEKYYILRPETFESYFIMWRLTHDQKYRDWGWDAVQALEKHCRTPTGYTGLKNVYLTEPVKDDVQQSFFLAETLKYLYLLFSDDSLLPLDDWVFNTEAHPLPVKDRNPLYRPAAGSSSP
- the LOC120949019 gene encoding mannosyl-oligosaccharide alpha-1,2-mannosidase IA isoform X2 produces the protein MSVVATAMFLVAMTGVTLVVRQQRDLADPLQPAVPVPHHRYQERFLSYDDHVRFGGLGGSSPPDLDPNGQQQQQQQHYYHYTHSKRQAALEEGPAPSAADIEEARIRRSLYDSSSYVPRYINATGWLRIEEGAANPVGSSIDHEKRDYVRQMMVHAWSNYKLYAWGKNELRPLSKRGHSNSIFGSFDLGATIVDGLDTLYLMGLHKEFDEGREWVERKFTLDNVDAELSVFETNIRFIGGFLTCYAFTGDRMFLEKARYVADKLLPAFQTPTGIPYALVNVHNGVSKNYGWASGGSSILSEFGTLHMEFAYLSDITGDSVYRERVQTIRAVLKDIEKPKGLYPNYLNPKTGKWGQQHMSLGALGDSFYEYLLKAWIQSGQEDWEAREMYDDAMQAIIKHMVRNTPSGLTYVSDMKFDRLEHKMDHLACFAGGLFGLGGTSLNNQYSQQYMEIGEGLTNTCHESYIRTYTRLGPESFRFNDGVEAKALKAQEKYYILRPETFESYFIMWRLTHDQKYRDWGWDAVQALEKHCRTPTGYTGLKNVYLTEPVKDDVQQSFFLAETLKYLYLLFSDDSLLPLDDWVFNTEAHPLPVKDRNPLYRPAAGSSSP